The Halocalculus aciditolerans genome includes a window with the following:
- a CDS encoding lamin tail domain-containing protein codes for MSGDGAADGRSESEGELETSRRDFALGVGGLGALALGGAGAYLSTADSSTGQTYIVKQGKLRWEASPVSYKDKTVETFYGYQSASESANPAIDLASDGAASRLFLYEGPVGTSLVFLHGGADAEQGGTAFFKFSGLSRSSGEWAVRDDAVSVDDDFEKWEGGNAKVKWEWGAGETDGGAFWGVGDTESTIKVSAKTLRGVDAWTFRSGDDGSRSFEVTDAKPVSIRSAEKKSVKRVNVDIMPESDANTFDPYAKDAITVAVKSPPDGADESEWVSPGDVDPGNVSVNFGSRRYLAGGNGASPQRYSRQNGALYLEYKVKAASFSLDSAYGFLVGKTDSYTWFRGKDAVQPGGFNNADSETPLVVTDLNANPEGGDAEHLAAEYVEFTNDGDAALDLTGHTVTDSEGWEFHFPDGFTLDAGASVLLHTGGGEWTDADLYWGLDTPVWGNEGDTIRVTDADGDTILRHTYSR; via the coding sequence ATGTCTGGAGACGGGGCTGCGGACGGGCGGTCGGAGAGCGAGGGGGAGCTAGAGACGTCTCGACGGGATTTCGCGCTGGGCGTCGGCGGCCTCGGCGCGCTCGCGCTCGGCGGGGCCGGCGCGTATCTCTCGACCGCCGACTCCTCGACAGGTCAGACGTACATCGTCAAGCAGGGGAAGCTCCGGTGGGAGGCGTCTCCGGTCTCCTACAAGGATAAGACCGTGGAGACGTTCTACGGCTATCAGTCAGCGTCGGAGTCGGCGAACCCCGCGATAGACCTCGCGAGCGACGGGGCGGCGTCCCGGCTCTTCCTCTACGAGGGACCAGTAGGAACGTCGCTCGTCTTCCTGCACGGGGGCGCGGACGCCGAGCAGGGCGGGACGGCCTTCTTCAAGTTCTCCGGGCTCTCCCGGTCGTCGGGCGAGTGGGCGGTCCGCGACGACGCGGTGAGCGTCGACGACGACTTCGAGAAGTGGGAGGGCGGGAACGCGAAGGTGAAGTGGGAGTGGGGCGCGGGCGAGACGGACGGCGGCGCGTTCTGGGGCGTCGGCGACACCGAGTCCACCATCAAGGTCTCGGCGAAGACGCTCCGCGGCGTCGACGCCTGGACGTTCCGCTCGGGCGACGACGGGTCGCGGTCGTTCGAAGTGACCGACGCGAAACCCGTCTCCATCAGGTCGGCGGAGAAGAAGTCGGTGAAGCGGGTGAACGTCGACATCATGCCGGAGTCGGACGCGAACACGTTCGACCCGTACGCGAAGGACGCCATCACGGTCGCGGTGAAATCGCCGCCGGACGGGGCGGACGAGAGCGAGTGGGTGTCGCCGGGCGACGTCGACCCCGGGAACGTCTCCGTGAACTTCGGGTCGCGGCGCTACCTCGCGGGCGGGAACGGCGCGAGCCCCCAGCGGTACTCCCGGCAGAACGGCGCGCTCTACCTGGAGTATAAAGTGAAGGCGGCGAGCTTCTCGCTCGACTCCGCGTACGGCTTCCTGGTCGGGAAGACGGACTCGTACACGTGGTTCCGCGGGAAGGACGCCGTCCAGCCGGGCGGGTTCAACAACGCGGATTCGGAGACGCCGCTCGTCGTCACCGACCTGAACGCGAACCCCGAGGGCGGCGACGCCGAACACCTCGCCGCGGAGTACGTCGAGTTCACGAACGACGGCGACGCGGCGCTCGACCTGACGGGGCACACGGTGACGGACAGCGAGGGGTGGGAGTTCCACTTCCCGGACGGTTTCACGCTCGACGCGGGCGCGTCCGTCCTCCTCCACACCGGCGGGGGCGAGTGGACGGATGCCGACCTCTACTGGGGGCTCGACACGCCGGTCTGGGGGAACGAGGGCGACACCATCCGCGTGACCGACGCGGACGGCGACACGATCCTGCGGCACACGTACTCGCGGTAG
- a CDS encoding glycosyltransferase family 2 protein, translating into MTENDRSDGAGDERAGEERSLRPDWWWASEGSLWERFPTPARDAFPGPISVETERAFAADRLLAGFFVAVFVAGALAVLGYFTGHSLREELLWFVYLGLWLFVLAYAIPTVVWGYEAWVGRRYEPPPPEYGADDVQVRILTVDAEDVVQHTVDALPDAFTDRHVVAEEPLDVDGATVHVVPDGFECEATNKGRALEWARRTLDCEREFVLFLDEDTLVTEFDGLPDADVVQFREWPMYTGSYVTYWAEVLRMGYQTEQTGFEEWNIPLYAWGGGIAVRKSVEDAVTWNFDTLIEDTVFTWEATKQGADFEVLETKFRNQAPPSIGAMFEQRRRWLVGTLHEEDHLPPWFHALDAVRNVTWVFSPVTPFLLLFSALLPTNLPGHVAFHVVAQGFFLFSLVWVLQGWRYYEGPSLRTLPVFFVYPLVTAVHAGGAAWGFVDPPESFETTTKTDDHRD; encoded by the coding sequence GTGACCGAGAACGACCGATCCGACGGGGCGGGGGACGAGCGAGCGGGCGAAGAGCGCTCGCTCCGACCGGACTGGTGGTGGGCGAGCGAGGGGTCGCTGTGGGAGCGGTTCCCGACGCCGGCGCGCGACGCCTTCCCCGGGCCGATATCGGTCGAGACGGAGAGGGCGTTCGCGGCGGACCGCCTGCTCGCGGGCTTCTTCGTCGCGGTGTTCGTCGCGGGCGCGCTCGCCGTGCTCGGCTACTTCACCGGGCATTCGCTCCGGGAGGAACTGCTCTGGTTCGTCTACCTCGGACTGTGGCTATTCGTGCTCGCGTACGCGATTCCGACCGTCGTCTGGGGGTACGAGGCCTGGGTCGGCCGGCGGTACGAGCCGCCGCCGCCCGAGTACGGCGCGGACGACGTCCAGGTTCGGATTCTCACCGTGGACGCCGAGGACGTCGTCCAGCACACCGTCGACGCGCTCCCCGACGCGTTCACCGACCGGCACGTCGTCGCCGAGGAGCCGCTGGACGTCGACGGCGCGACCGTGCACGTCGTTCCCGACGGCTTCGAGTGCGAGGCGACGAACAAGGGCCGGGCGCTGGAGTGGGCGCGCCGGACGCTCGACTGCGAGCGGGAGTTCGTGCTCTTCCTCGACGAGGACACGCTCGTCACGGAGTTCGACGGGCTTCCGGACGCCGACGTCGTCCAGTTCCGCGAGTGGCCGATGTACACGGGGTCGTACGTCACGTACTGGGCGGAAGTCCTCCGGATGGGCTACCAGACGGAGCAGACCGGGTTCGAGGAGTGGAACATCCCGCTGTACGCGTGGGGCGGCGGCATCGCCGTGCGGAAATCCGTCGAGGACGCGGTGACGTGGAACTTCGACACGCTCATCGAGGACACGGTGTTCACGTGGGAGGCGACGAAGCAGGGCGCGGACTTCGAGGTGTTGGAGACGAAGTTCCGGAATCAGGCCCCGCCGTCCATCGGGGCGATGTTCGAGCAGCGTCGGCGCTGGCTCGTCGGCACGCTCCACGAAGAAGACCACCTCCCGCCGTGGTTCCACGCGCTCGACGCGGTGCGGAACGTCACGTGGGTGTTCAGCCCCGTAACGCCCTTCCTCTTGCTCTTCAGCGCGCTCCTCCCGACGAATCTCCCCGGACACGTCGCCTTCCACGTCGTCGCGCAGGGCTTCTTCCTGTTCTCGCTCGTCTGGGTGCTCCAGGGCTGGCGGTACTACGAGGGGCCGTCGCTCCGCACGCTTCCCGTCTTCTTCGTCTACCCGCTCGTCACCGCCGTCCACGCCGGCGGCGCGGCCTGGGGGTTCGTCGACCCGCCGGAGTCGTTCGAAACAACGACGAAGACCGACGACCACCGGGACTGA
- a CDS encoding CPBP family intramembrane glutamic endopeptidase, producing MSVSASRSPSLARVGVEVVTLLVVALVVSLVAGVAFVVPALVLGYGIDTTGVLLGSTAAGQLAFLAVGYAYTRYRDVEVPVRRPSKRDLLFAGGGVVAALALAIALSLALTALNLVPDSVIGEVAATDPAFLLGLAVLSVLIVAPAEELLFRGAIQGRLRQRVGPAGAVVGAALVFGSVHLANYTGAFAPIVAGALLIAAVGCVFGVLYEYTENLVVPVAAHATYNVVLLVTSYLAA from the coding sequence ATGTCCGTGTCAGCGTCCCGGTCACCGAGTCTCGCTCGCGTCGGCGTCGAAGTGGTCACGCTCCTCGTCGTCGCCCTCGTCGTGTCGCTCGTCGCGGGCGTCGCGTTCGTCGTGCCCGCGCTCGTGCTCGGCTACGGCATCGATACGACCGGCGTCCTCCTCGGGTCGACGGCCGCCGGCCAGCTCGCCTTCCTCGCCGTCGGCTACGCCTACACGCGCTACCGCGACGTCGAGGTTCCCGTGCGCCGCCCGTCGAAGCGCGACCTCCTCTTCGCCGGCGGCGGCGTCGTCGCCGCGCTCGCGCTCGCCATCGCGCTCTCCCTCGCCCTCACCGCGCTCAACCTCGTTCCGGACTCCGTCATCGGCGAGGTCGCGGCGACGGACCCGGCGTTCCTCCTCGGCCTCGCCGTCCTCTCCGTGCTCATCGTCGCGCCCGCGGAGGAACTCCTCTTCCGCGGCGCGATACAGGGCCGCCTCCGCCAGCGCGTCGGCCCCGCGGGCGCGGTCGTCGGCGCGGCGCTCGTCTTCGGGTCGGTCCACCTCGCGAACTACACCGGCGCGTTCGCCCCCATCGTCGCGGGCGCGCTCCTCATCGCCGCCGTCGGCTGCGTCTTCGGCGTCCTCTACGAGTACACGGAGAACCTCGTCGTCCCGGTCGCCGCGCACGCGACCTACAACGTCGTCCTCCTCGTCACCTCCTACCTCGCCGCCTGA